One Acidobacteriota bacterium genomic region harbors:
- a CDS encoding DUF47 domain-containing protein: protein MFKKLLPREVSFFDYFEQHVDTTLEASKIFLEITSNGPEMESKVSRIKALEHQADNITHKCIEALHKTFITPIDRHEIHALIKRLDDITDDIDGAAARLVMYELTSIRSEARDLAEILVKACTELCKAVRGLRNVAQAKGIIDICIQVHQYENDGDVAMRTALVRLLKEEQSPVMVVKWKEIFEMLERATDSCEDVANIIEGVVIEAS, encoded by the coding sequence ATGTTCAAGAAACTTTTGCCACGGGAAGTCAGCTTCTTCGACTACTTCGAGCAGCACGTCGACACCACGCTGGAGGCCAGCAAGATCTTCCTGGAAATCACCTCCAACGGGCCCGAGATGGAGTCCAAGGTCTCGCGGATCAAGGCCCTCGAGCACCAGGCGGACAACATCACCCACAAGTGCATCGAGGCCCTCCACAAGACCTTCATCACCCCCATCGACCGGCACGAGATCCACGCCCTCATCAAGCGGCTGGACGACATCACCGACGACATCGACGGCGCCGCGGCGCGCCTGGTGATGTACGAGCTGACCTCGATCCGTTCCGAGGCCCGGGACCTCGCCGAGATCCTGGTGAAGGCGTGCACCGAGCTGTGCAAGGCCGTCCGAGGCCTGCGGAACGTGGCGCAGGCCAAGGGGATCATCGACATCTGCATCCAGGTCCACCAGTACGAGAACGACGGCGACGTGGCCATGCGCACGGCCCTGGTCCGCCTGCTGAAGGAGGAGCAGTCGCCGGTGATGGTGGTCAAGTGGAAGGAGATCTTCGAGATGTTGGAACGCGCCACCGACAGCTGCGAGGACGTGGCCAACATCATCGAAGGCGTCGTGATCGAGGCGAGCTGA
- a CDS encoding inorganic phosphate transporter produces the protein MPLETLWWVVLATVLTALAFDVINGFHDAANSIATIVSTRVLSPRFAVLWAAFFNFAAMFIFAPKVADTISKIVIIEQGKPAFVFVVLSGLLGAIVWDLLTWWWGLPTSSSHALIGGLAGSGVAYGGWGVIHWDKLGSAMLFIPIAPLIGFVVAFAFMVAVIWIVHKQRPQAVDRFFRKGQLVSAALYSLGHGGNDAQKTMGIIVALFVATGAFTAHTSLSLGSSQTAWIVLSCNAAMAIGTALGGWRIVKTMGMKMTKLKPIGGFCAETAGAFTLFLATVTGIPVSTTHTIAGAIVGVGATTKLSGIKWGVAMRIVWSWILTIPFSAVVGAACFLFFKLLVRF, from the coding sequence ATGCCCCTGGAAACCCTGTGGTGGGTGGTCCTCGCCACCGTCCTGACCGCCCTGGCCTTCGACGTCATCAACGGGTTCCACGACGCGGCCAACTCCATCGCCACCATCGTCTCCACCCGGGTCCTCTCCCCGCGTTTCGCGGTCTTGTGGGCGGCCTTCTTCAACTTCGCCGCCATGTTCATCTTCGCCCCAAAGGTGGCCGACACCATCTCCAAGATCGTCATCATCGAGCAGGGGAAGCCCGCCTTCGTCTTCGTGGTGCTCAGCGGCCTGCTCGGCGCCATCGTCTGGGACCTGCTCACCTGGTGGTGGGGGCTCCCCACCAGCTCCTCCCACGCCCTCATCGGCGGCCTCGCCGGGTCCGGCGTCGCCTACGGCGGCTGGGGCGTCATCCACTGGGACAAGCTGGGCTCCGCCATGCTCTTCATCCCCATCGCCCCGCTGATCGGCTTCGTGGTGGCCTTCGCCTTCATGGTCGCCGTCATCTGGATCGTGCACAAGCAGCGCCCCCAGGCCGTGGACCGCTTCTTCCGGAAGGGGCAGCTGGTCTCCGCCGCCCTCTACTCCCTCGGGCACGGCGGCAACGACGCCCAGAAGACCATGGGGATCATCGTGGCCCTCTTCGTGGCCACCGGCGCCTTCACCGCCCACACGAGCCTCTCCCTCGGAAGCAGCCAAACGGCCTGGATCGTCCTCTCCTGCAACGCCGCCATGGCCATCGGTACGGCCCTGGGGGGGTGGCGCATCGTCAAGACCATGGGCATGAAGATGACCAAACTCAAGCCCATTGGGGGTTTCTGCGCCGAGACCGCCGGGGCCTTCACCCTCTTCCTGGCCACCGTCACGGGGATCCCCGTGTCCACCACCCACACCATCGCGGGCGCCATCGTGGGCGTGGGCGCCACCACCAAGCTCTCCGGCATCAAGTGGGGCGTCGCCATGCGCATCGTCTGGTCCTGGATCCTGACGATCCCCTTCTCCGCCGTCGTCGGCGCCGCCTGCTTCCTCTTCTTCAAGCTGCTGGTCCGCTTCTGA
- a CDS encoding SWIM zinc finger family protein: MRRRRRYDDDRYGFPPYVPVAERRRKAEREAAARRKKGEDLSPVTVRGRTLADTFWGKAWCANLERYGDYANRLPRGRTYVRNGTVLDLKVETGRVKALVMGTHLYRVEVDIAPLAKGRWEALVAECAGKIGSALELLQGKLSDAVMAVITREGTGLFPTPREIRFTCSCPDYASLCKHVAAALYGVGARLDHAPELLFRLRGVDPGEMAGRAGVDAILKGTAPKADSRLDETDLSGLFGIELDDLPAPPAAPRGKGKPAAAPTPAPTDAPAVGTPARPRGRPRRSVAAPAPAPESVPAPRPARPRGRPRRGEAAPAPPPTITARELTGQGVPHPRIQQWLAAGVLRRTDRRGVYETTPRLAPALAAYRKAGRR, from the coding sequence ATGCGAAGACGCAGACGCTACGACGACGACCGGTACGGTTTTCCGCCGTACGTGCCGGTGGCGGAACGGCGGAGGAAGGCCGAGCGGGAGGCGGCCGCCCGGCGGAAGAAGGGCGAGGACCTCTCCCCGGTGACCGTCCGGGGCCGCACCCTGGCAGACACCTTCTGGGGAAAGGCCTGGTGCGCCAACCTGGAGCGCTACGGGGACTACGCCAACCGACTCCCCCGCGGGCGCACCTACGTGCGGAACGGCACGGTCCTCGACCTCAAGGTGGAGACGGGCCGGGTGAAGGCGCTGGTGATGGGCACCCACCTCTACCGGGTGGAGGTGGACATCGCCCCCCTCGCGAAGGGGCGCTGGGAAGCGCTGGTGGCGGAGTGCGCCGGGAAGATCGGCTCGGCCCTCGAGTTGCTCCAGGGGAAGCTCTCCGACGCCGTGATGGCCGTCATCACCCGGGAGGGGACGGGTCTGTTCCCCACGCCCCGGGAGATCCGCTTCACCTGCTCCTGCCCCGACTACGCCTCCCTGTGCAAGCACGTGGCCGCCGCCCTCTACGGGGTGGGCGCCCGGCTCGACCACGCCCCCGAGCTGCTCTTCCGCCTGAGGGGGGTGGACCCCGGCGAGATGGCGGGCCGTGCCGGCGTGGACGCCATCCTGAAGGGCACCGCGCCGAAAGCGGACAGCCGCCTGGACGAAACCGACCTTTCCGGCCTCTTCGGCATCGAGCTGGACGACCTTCCCGCACCGCCGGCCGCGCCCCGCGGGAAGGGGAAGCCCGCCGCGGCCCCGACACCCGCCCCGACGGACGCACCGGCCGTCGGGACGCCGGCCCGCCCGCGGGGACGCCCGCGGCGAAGCGTGGCGGCCCCGGCGCCCGCCCCGGAATCGGTCCCCGCCCCCCGGCCGGCCCGCCCGCGGGGACGTCCCCGCCGCGGCGAGGCGGCCCCGGCGCCCCCGCCCACCATCACCGCCCGCGAACTCACGGGGCAGGGGGTCCCCCACCCCCGCATCCAGCAGTGGCTCGCCGCGGGGGTCCTCCGGCGCACCGACCGCCGCGGCGTCTACGAGACCACCCCCCGCCTGGCGCCGGCCCTGGCGGCCTACCGGAAGGCCGGAAGGCGGTGA
- a CDS encoding DEAD/DEAH box helicase, translated as MDPTAALTLALSPHGGLFLAPAEAEEQALPTALAERLGALPPGDGGGLLLHLGVAETASELPALPRFWRDLGRSFALRLRAVPDLESLRERVEVAPPREEWEDLAAAAPPMPGGEYLAPPVLAALWGGMQEAFRRAVAAYPGTVADWFHASNPLWRMVGRICFHLAENRNRPDRPFAFLATYTSRLSEGARLQHLPLERALREYADDREALRGLLTPIHEAARNSVFLRALADSGEIFHPLSWTVDEAYRFLQDVPCFEEGGVVVRLPDWWNPRRPPRPQVRLTLGDRPPVSVGLGALLDFRVELTLDGEPLSEEEWRGILAAADRLVRIRGKWVEVDREKLSEVLEHWERVGKRAGEDGLSFIEGMRLLAGAGLEGGETLPPEERSAWSVVAAGRWVAGLLDGGSAAAGLSADPGDALKAELRPYQRKGVQWLRLLHRLRLGACLADDMGLGKTMQVLALLLLLQAEAPGHVTLLVAPASLLANWRSEAERFAPGLRLLTAHASATPPEDLAAFSPEAVRGYDLVITSYASLFRLPWVAETEWSLVVLDEAQAVKNPGARQTRSAKALRAGARLALTGTPVENRLTDLWSLFDFLNPGLLGSSREFGRFAKALGEGGPDGFAPLRRLTRPYILRRMKTDRSVIADLPDKTEVVSWCALSPRQAALYQQAVEELERLLQTLDGIRRRGVILSFLMRFKQICNHPAHWLGSGEFPPDESGKFDRLGEIAETVASRREKALVFTQFREMTDPLERFLAGVFGRPGLVLHGGTPVRRRKELVDTFQRDDGPPFFVLSMKAGGTGLNLTEAGHVIHFDRWWNPAVENQATDRAFRIGQHRNVLVHKFVCRGTVEEKIHELIEGKKAISRDVVDGGGEAVLTELDNRELLRVVALDLRSALGDA; from the coding sequence ATGGACCCGACCGCCGCCCTGACCCTCGCGCTCTCCCCGCACGGGGGGCTTTTCCTGGCCCCGGCGGAAGCGGAGGAGCAGGCCCTTCCGACCGCTTTGGCCGAGAGGCTCGGCGCCCTTCCACCCGGGGACGGGGGCGGCCTCCTGCTTCACCTCGGCGTGGCGGAGACGGCATCCGAACTGCCGGCCCTCCCCCGGTTCTGGCGCGACCTCGGGCGCTCCTTCGCCCTGCGGCTCCGGGCGGTGCCGGACCTGGAGTCCCTCCGGGAACGCGTCGAGGTCGCCCCGCCCCGGGAGGAGTGGGAGGACCTCGCCGCCGCGGCCCCGCCCATGCCGGGGGGGGAATACCTGGCCCCGCCCGTGCTCGCCGCGCTCTGGGGCGGGATGCAGGAGGCCTTCCGCCGCGCGGTGGCCGCCTACCCCGGGACCGTGGCCGACTGGTTCCACGCGTCCAACCCCTTGTGGCGGATGGTGGGGCGGATCTGTTTCCACCTGGCGGAAAACCGGAACCGCCCGGACCGCCCCTTCGCCTTCCTGGCCACCTACACGTCCCGCCTGTCGGAGGGGGCCCGGCTTCAGCACCTGCCCCTGGAGCGGGCGCTCCGGGAGTACGCCGACGACCGGGAGGCCCTGCGGGGGCTGCTGACCCCCATCCACGAGGCGGCCCGGAACAGCGTGTTCCTGCGCGCCCTGGCCGACTCCGGGGAGATCTTCCACCCCCTCTCCTGGACGGTGGACGAGGCGTACCGCTTCCTCCAGGACGTCCCCTGCTTCGAGGAGGGAGGGGTCGTGGTGCGCCTGCCCGACTGGTGGAACCCCCGCCGCCCGCCGCGCCCCCAGGTGCGCCTGACCCTGGGGGATCGGCCGCCCGTCTCGGTGGGACTGGGTGCGCTGCTGGACTTCCGGGTGGAGCTGACCCTGGACGGCGAACCCCTCTCGGAGGAAGAGTGGCGAGGGATCCTGGCCGCGGCCGACCGGCTGGTGAGAATCCGGGGGAAGTGGGTGGAGGTGGACCGGGAAAAGCTGTCGGAGGTGCTGGAGCACTGGGAGCGGGTGGGGAAAAGGGCCGGCGAGGACGGCCTCTCCTTCATCGAGGGGATGCGCCTGCTGGCCGGCGCCGGCCTGGAGGGCGGCGAGACCCTGCCCCCCGAGGAGCGCTCCGCCTGGTCGGTGGTGGCGGCGGGGCGCTGGGTCGCCGGGCTCCTGGACGGGGGGTCCGCGGCGGCGGGGCTGTCCGCCGACCCCGGGGACGCTCTCAAGGCCGAACTCCGCCCCTACCAGCGGAAGGGCGTGCAGTGGCTCCGCCTGCTCCACCGCCTTCGGCTTGGCGCCTGCCTGGCCGACGACATGGGCCTGGGCAAGACCATGCAGGTCCTGGCCCTCCTCCTGCTGCTCCAGGCGGAGGCCCCCGGCCACGTGACCCTCCTGGTCGCGCCCGCCTCCCTGCTGGCCAACTGGCGCTCGGAGGCGGAGCGCTTCGCCCCCGGGCTGCGGCTGCTCACCGCCCACGCCTCGGCGACGCCCCCCGAGGACCTGGCCGCCTTTTCCCCGGAGGCCGTCCGGGGGTACGACCTGGTGATCACCTCGTACGCCTCCCTTTTCCGGCTTCCCTGGGTCGCGGAGACGGAGTGGTCCCTGGTGGTGCTGGACGAGGCCCAGGCCGTCAAGAACCCCGGCGCCCGCCAGACCCGGTCCGCCAAGGCCCTGCGCGCGGGCGCCCGCCTGGCCCTGACCGGGACCCCGGTGGAAAACCGTCTCACCGACCTCTGGTCCCTCTTCGACTTCCTCAACCCGGGGCTGCTGGGCTCGTCCCGGGAGTTCGGCCGCTTCGCCAAGGCCCTGGGGGAGGGCGGCCCCGACGGTTTCGCTCCCCTGCGGCGGCTGACCCGCCCTTACATCCTGCGGCGGATGAAGACGGACCGCTCGGTGATCGCCGACCTTCCCGACAAGACGGAGGTGGTCTCCTGGTGCGCCCTCTCCCCGCGGCAGGCGGCCCTCTACCAGCAGGCGGTGGAGGAGCTGGAGCGCCTGCTCCAAACCCTGGACGGCATCCGGCGGCGCGGCGTCATCCTGTCCTTCCTGATGCGATTCAAGCAGATCTGCAACCACCCCGCCCACTGGCTGGGGAGCGGGGAGTTTCCCCCCGACGAGAGCGGGAAGTTCGACCGGCTGGGGGAGATCGCGGAAACCGTGGCCTCCCGGCGGGAGAAGGCCCTGGTCTTCACCCAGTTCCGGGAGATGACGGACCCCCTCGAGCGGTTCCTGGCGGGGGTTTTCGGCCGTCCCGGCCTGGTGTTGCACGGGGGGACCCCCGTCCGCCGGCGGAAAGAGCTGGTGGACACCTTCCAGCGCGACGACGGGCCGCCGTTTTTCGTCCTCTCGATGAAGGCCGGCGGGACGGGCCTGAACCTGACGGAGGCCGGCCACGTGATCCACTTCGACCGCTGGTGGAACCCGGCGGTGGAGAACCAGGCCACCGACCGCGCGTTCCGGATCGGTCAGCACCGGAACGTCCTGGTCCACAAGTTCGTCTGCCGGGGGACGGTGGAGGAGAAGATCCACGAACTCATCGAGGGCAAGAAGGCGATTTCCCGCGACGTGGTGGACGGGGGCGGCGAGGCGGTGCTCACCGAACTGGACAACCGCGAACTGCTGCGGGTGGTGGCGCTGGACCTCCGGTCGGCCCTGGGCGACGCCTGA
- a CDS encoding HAMP domain-containing protein, producing MRRIPFFIKIWSAFTGVLALFGALVAVTTVRSAREFNRQEVAGQLLLAALALGDDLDLTLAHEGEEQLNRRVVNLGGRLGLRITVVAPDVAGRVIADSAHDPRLMEGHAQRMEISRALETGYGQSARYSETTQVDRLYVAIPWPNRENARFVLRTSRELAGMDALAAPFLGSFLAACGAALLLALGISFLITCRMTRPMGDLAQAARRLSAGDFTARVHQRQAGEFHELAGAFNAMAEKVQRLFGELGRRDEEWSVVLSAIREALVVIDRDFTVVRANKAFCALAGTADVAGKPYWSVIRAPRFGGLLEAAGTSAAPVTEVLALHDREFLCSLSPLSDGNRTAVLLFDITEFRRLEAVKRDLVVNFSHEFKTPLASIQGYAEMMASEDPPNREHAAIIRRNAERLARITDDLLLLADLERRDRSLNLEPVELGELLSHVEEQFRPLLAGKGLTLTRDLAEGFPPLQADPFLLEQVFTNLVSNAVRHTAQGGITVRARRVARRAVIEVSDTGEGIPEAHLDRIFERFYVVDKSRSRRRDGTGLGLSIVRNIVLRHGGEISVASRLGEGTTFTVCLPLPETGDQTDGRE from the coding sequence ATGAGACGCATCCCTTTTTTCATCAAGATCTGGTCGGCTTTCACGGGCGTGCTGGCCCTCTTCGGCGCCCTGGTCGCCGTCACCACCGTCCGCTCCGCCCGGGAGTTCAACCGGCAGGAAGTGGCGGGCCAGCTCCTCCTGGCCGCCCTGGCGCTGGGGGACGACCTGGATCTCACCCTGGCCCATGAGGGGGAGGAACAGTTGAACCGCCGGGTGGTGAACCTGGGTGGCCGGCTGGGTCTGCGGATCACCGTCGTCGCCCCGGACGTGGCCGGCCGGGTGATCGCCGACTCCGCCCACGACCCGCGGCTCATGGAAGGCCACGCCCAGCGCATGGAGATTTCCCGGGCCCTGGAGACCGGTTACGGGCAGTCCGCCCGCTACAGCGAGACCACCCAGGTGGACCGCCTCTACGTGGCCATCCCCTGGCCGAACCGGGAGAACGCCCGCTTCGTCCTGCGGACCAGCCGGGAGCTGGCCGGCATGGACGCCCTGGCCGCCCCCTTCCTGGGGTCCTTCCTGGCCGCCTGCGGGGCCGCCCTGCTCCTCGCCCTCGGGATCTCCTTCCTGATCACCTGCCGCATGACCCGGCCCATGGGGGACCTCGCCCAGGCGGCGCGCCGCCTCTCCGCCGGGGATTTCACCGCCCGGGTCCACCAGCGGCAGGCCGGGGAGTTCCACGAGCTGGCCGGGGCCTTCAACGCCATGGCCGAGAAGGTCCAGCGCCTGTTCGGGGAACTCGGGCGGCGGGACGAGGAGTGGAGCGTCGTCCTGTCGGCCATCCGCGAGGCCCTCGTCGTGATCGACCGCGACTTCACCGTCGTGCGGGCCAACAAGGCCTTCTGCGCCCTGGCGGGAACGGCCGACGTCGCCGGGAAACCTTACTGGTCGGTGATCCGGGCGCCCCGCTTCGGCGGGCTGCTGGAAGCCGCCGGCACGTCGGCGGCCCCGGTGACCGAGGTGCTCGCCCTGCACGACCGGGAGTTCCTGTGCAGCCTCTCGCCCCTCTCCGACGGGAACCGGACCGCCGTGCTCCTGTTCGACATCACCGAATTCCGGCGGCTCGAGGCCGTCAAGCGCGACCTGGTGGTGAACTTCTCCCACGAGTTCAAGACACCGCTGGCGTCCATCCAGGGCTACGCGGAGATGATGGCGTCGGAGGACCCCCCCAACCGGGAGCACGCCGCCATCATTCGCCGGAATGCGGAGCGGCTCGCCCGGATCACCGACGACCTGCTCCTGCTGGCGGACCTGGAGCGCCGCGACCGTTCCCTGAACCTCGAGCCCGTGGAACTGGGCGAGCTGCTGTCGCATGTGGAGGAGCAGTTCCGCCCCCTGCTGGCCGGGAAGGGGCTCACCCTGACCCGGGACCTCGCCGAGGGCTTCCCTCCGCTCCAGGCCGATCCGTTCCTCCTGGAGCAGGTGTTCACCAACCTGGTTTCCAACGCGGTCCGGCACACCGCGCAGGGCGGGATCACCGTCCGGGCCCGCCGGGTGGCGCGCCGGGCCGTGATCGAGGTCTCCGACACCGGGGAGGGGATCCCGGAGGCGCACCTGGACCGCATCTTCGAGCGTTTCTACGTGGTGGACAAGTCCCGCTCGCGACGCCGGGACGGCACCGGCCTGGGCTTGTCCATCGTCCGGAACATCGTGTTGCGGCACGGCGGGGAGATCAGCGTCGCCAGCCGGCTGGGCGAGGGGACCACCTTCACCGTCTGCCTGCCGCTGCCGGAAACGGGGGACCAAACCGATGGGCGCGAATGA
- a CDS encoding response regulator transcription factor yields MKPRIAIVEDDPDLLRLIKETLMKAGYSVMAFSDGKSFHTALEKLLPDLVVLDLMLPDADGLDICRKIRGNAETADIAILILTARGGEADRVLGLELGADDYVTKPFSLRELTARVKAILRRSIQKDPHESLICIGDVIRVNPETYEVFVHEAKVELTSTEFRILCILGERKGRVYTRETLLDRLWGKDKIVMDRTVDVHVKNLREKLGEAGAFIRCIRGVGYKIEE; encoded by the coding sequence GTGAAACCGCGCATCGCCATCGTGGAGGACGACCCCGACCTCCTCCGCCTCATCAAGGAGACCCTCATGAAGGCCGGGTACTCCGTCATGGCCTTCTCCGACGGGAAGTCCTTCCACACCGCCCTCGAGAAGCTGCTGCCGGACCTGGTGGTGCTTGACCTCATGCTGCCGGACGCGGACGGCCTGGACATCTGCCGGAAGATCCGGGGCAACGCGGAGACCGCCGACATCGCCATCCTGATCCTCACCGCCCGGGGGGGCGAGGCCGACCGGGTCCTCGGTCTGGAACTGGGGGCCGACGACTATGTCACGAAACCCTTCTCCCTCCGGGAACTGACGGCCCGGGTCAAGGCGATCCTGCGGCGGAGCATCCAGAAGGACCCCCACGAAAGCCTCATCTGCATCGGCGACGTGATCCGGGTGAACCCCGAGACCTACGAGGTCTTCGTCCACGAGGCCAAGGTCGAGCTGACCTCCACCGAGTTCCGGATCCTGTGCATCCTCGGGGAGCGCAAGGGGCGGGTCTACACCCGGGAGACCCTCCTGGACCGCCTGTGGGGCAAGGACAAGATCGTCATGGACCGGACCGTGGACGTCCACGTCAAGAACCTTCGCGAGAAACTCGGGGAGGCCGGGGCCTTCATCCGCTGCATCCGCGGGGTGGGGTACAAGATCGAAGAATGA
- the phoU gene encoding phosphate signaling complex protein PhoU — protein MHLKERVIRMATLAEAMIEHSVRGLKERQTDILRQVIDVEEPQLNALEMEVEELCTRIIALYEPKARDLRQILAAVRMSIDLERIGDHAVNIAQSSLFLVERPEVKPLEDTPRMADLSIAMMRDSVDAFIRGDAELARDVLGRDDAVDALCAKIVRDLLPLMATDAAVIERAMKLVRVVQNLERIADLSTNICEQVIYLEEGHNVKHHHVDDGPATEGPGGRVS, from the coding sequence TTGCACCTGAAGGAACGGGTCATCCGGATGGCGACCCTCGCGGAAGCCATGATCGAGCACTCCGTCCGGGGGCTGAAGGAGCGGCAGACGGACATCCTGCGACAGGTGATCGATGTCGAGGAGCCCCAGCTCAACGCCCTCGAGATGGAGGTGGAGGAACTCTGCACCCGGATCATCGCCCTGTACGAGCCCAAGGCCCGGGACCTGCGGCAGATCCTTGCCGCCGTCCGGATGTCCATCGACCTGGAGCGGATCGGCGACCACGCCGTGAACATCGCCCAGAGTTCGCTCTTCCTCGTGGAGCGCCCCGAGGTGAAGCCCCTCGAGGACACCCCCCGCATGGCCGACCTGAGCATCGCCATGATGCGGGACAGCGTGGACGCCTTCATCCGGGGGGACGCGGAGCTCGCCCGGGACGTCCTCGGCCGGGACGACGCGGTGGACGCCCTCTGCGCGAAGATCGTCCGGGACCTCCTCCCCCTCATGGCCACGGACGCCGCGGTCATCGAGCGGGCCATGAAGCTGGTCCGCGTGGTGCAGAACCTGGAGCGCATCGCCGACCTCTCCACCAACATCTGCGAACAGGTGATCTACCTGGAGGAAGGGCACAACGTGAAACACCACCATGTCGACGACGGCCCGGCGACGGAGGGCCCGGGCGGGAGGGTGTCGTGA
- the pstB gene encoding phosphate ABC transporter ATP-binding protein — translation MEYPILRTEAINAWYGDNQVLRDVTLHVYEKRLTAIMGPSGCGKSTLIRCLNRMHELTPHARVENRVYLREQELYTLEPNRVRRMIGMVFQRPNPFPTLSIYDNVLAGYRLNGLRLKRSDADVLVEESLRNAALWDEVKTQLHRKGTFLSGGQQQRLCIARALAMKPEVLLLDEPTSALDPKATASIEALMEGLKKTVTICLVTHNIAQASRVSDYTAFMYLGDLVEFGSTETLFTVPKDKRTEEYLMGKFG, via the coding sequence ATGGAGTATCCGATTCTGAGAACCGAGGCGATCAACGCCTGGTACGGGGACAACCAGGTCCTCCGGGACGTGACCCTTCACGTCTACGAGAAGCGCCTGACGGCCATCATGGGCCCGTCCGGGTGCGGAAAGAGCACCCTGATCCGCTGCCTCAACCGCATGCACGAGCTGACGCCCCACGCCCGGGTCGAAAACAGGGTCTACCTGCGGGAGCAGGAGCTGTACACCCTGGAGCCGAACCGGGTGCGCCGGATGATCGGGATGGTCTTCCAGCGCCCGAACCCTTTCCCCACCCTGAGCATTTACGACAACGTGCTGGCGGGGTACCGGCTGAACGGGCTCCGGCTCAAGCGCTCCGACGCGGACGTGCTGGTGGAGGAGTCCCTGCGCAACGCGGCCCTGTGGGACGAGGTGAAAACCCAGCTCCACCGGAAGGGGACCTTCCTCTCGGGCGGCCAGCAGCAGCGCCTGTGCATCGCCCGGGCCCTGGCCATGAAGCCCGAGGTCCTCCTCCTGGACGAGCCCACCTCGGCCCTGGACCCGAAGGCCACGGCCTCCATCGAGGCCCTGATGGAGGGTCTGAAGAAGACCGTCACCATCTGCCTGGTCACCCACAACATCGCCCAGGCCAGCCGGGTCTCGGATTACACGGCCTTCATGTACCTGGGCGACCTGGTGGAGTTCGGGAGCACCGAGACCCTCTTCACCGTGCCCAAGGACAAGCGCACGGAGGAATATCTCATGGGGAAGTTCGGCTAG
- the pstA gene encoding phosphate ABC transporter permease PstA encodes MRDRKLRLRQAKNRTFQVVVHFLSFLALAPLLLILWHIVSRGVRYIDWGFLTRIPTPPNEWGDGIANALVGSLVMVSMAAAVAVPLGVSAGVCLAQARPSRFVDLARLAVDVLQGMPSVVIGILLNLWVVQAMGRFSALAGGLALGVMMLPLVVRGTEEVLKLVPSHLLEASYALGVPRYRTVLKVLIPCGLPGILSAVLMGVSRVAGETAPLLFTAFGNPLMETDPLKPMDALPKLIYKSACSPWPDDQAVAWGASVVLIFVVLSTNILSRLVIKKWSIRF; translated from the coding sequence ATGAGAGACCGCAAACTCCGCTTACGGCAGGCAAAGAACCGGACCTTCCAGGTCGTGGTCCACTTCCTCTCCTTCCTGGCCCTGGCCCCGCTGCTCCTGATCCTGTGGCACATCGTGTCCCGCGGGGTCCGCTACATCGACTGGGGCTTCCTCACCCGCATCCCCACGCCGCCCAACGAATGGGGCGACGGCATCGCCAACGCCCTGGTCGGGTCCCTGGTCATGGTCTCCATGGCCGCGGCCGTGGCGGTCCCCCTCGGGGTCTCGGCGGGGGTGTGCCTGGCGCAGGCCCGCCCGTCGCGCTTCGTCGACCTGGCCCGGCTGGCGGTGGACGTGCTCCAGGGGATGCCCTCGGTGGTCATCGGGATCCTCCTCAACCTCTGGGTGGTCCAGGCCATGGGTCGCTTCTCCGCCCTCGCCGGGGGCCTGGCCCTGGGCGTGATGATGCTCCCGCTGGTGGTGCGGGGCACCGAGGAGGTCCTCAAGCTGGTCCCGTCCCACCTGCTGGAGGCGTCCTACGCCCTGGGGGTCCCCCGGTACCGGACGGTCCTGAAGGTGTTGATCCCCTGCGGGCTCCCCGGGATCCTGTCCGCGGTGCTCATGGGCGTGTCCCGGGTGGCGGGCGAGACCGCCCCGCTGCTGTTCACGGCCTTCGGGAACCCCCTGATGGAAACGGACCCCCTCAAGCCCATGGACGCCCTTCCGAAGCTTATCTACAAAAGCGCCTGCAGCCCCTGGCCCGACGACCAGGCGGTGGCGTGGGGCGCCTCGGTGGTGCTCATTTTCGTCGTGCTGTCCACGAACATCCTCTCCCGGCTGGTGATCAAGAAATGGAGTATCCGATTCTGA